One genomic window of Blastopirellula retiformator includes the following:
- the ruvA gene encoding Holliday junction branch migration protein RuvA: MITKITGKVNSVSETALSLAVGAFEYEVLIPEFVRRQLQNRIGEEISLHTIEYLDGNPQQGRLTPRIIGFSDRIEREFFELFCSVDGVGVRKALRAMVRPVQEVASLIEEQDAKGLSALPGVGPATAERIVAKLRRKVPKFALLVGRNDIPEDLAPRDVITETFEVLRSLGHSESDARKLVDAALEGKKKYKDVESLLQAVYQLSHSS, translated from the coding sequence TTGATTACTAAAATTACGGGCAAAGTGAACTCGGTCAGCGAGACGGCGCTGTCGCTCGCCGTCGGGGCTTTTGAATACGAAGTTCTGATTCCCGAGTTTGTTCGTCGACAATTGCAAAATCGCATCGGCGAAGAGATTTCGCTCCACACGATCGAGTACCTGGACGGCAACCCTCAGCAGGGGCGTCTGACGCCGCGAATTATTGGGTTTTCTGATCGAATTGAGCGAGAGTTTTTCGAGCTGTTTTGCTCGGTAGACGGGGTCGGCGTCCGAAAAGCTTTGCGTGCGATGGTTCGCCCGGTCCAAGAAGTCGCCTCGTTGATCGAAGAACAAGACGCCAAGGGACTGTCGGCGCTGCCGGGGGTTGGACCCGCCACCGCCGAGCGGATTGTGGCGAAGCTGCGCCGCAAGGTGCCGAAATTCGCCCTGTTGGTCGGTCGCAACGATATCCCCGAGGATCTGGCGCCGCGCGACGTCATCACCGAGACGTTTGAAGTGCTGCGGTCGCTGGGGCATAGCGAAAGCGACGCCCGCAAGTTGGTTGACGCAGCCTTGGAAGGGAAGAAGAAGTATAAAGACGTCGAATCGCTGCTACAGGCAGTGTATCAGCTGAGTCACTCTAGTTAA